A single Brucella intermedia LMG 3301 DNA region contains:
- the rplL gene encoding 50S ribosomal protein L7/L12: MADLAKIVEDLSALTVLEAAELSKLLEEKWGVSAAAPVAVAAAGGAAPAAAAEEKTEFDVVLADGGANKINVIKEVRAITGLGLKEAKDLVEGAPKAVKEGASKDEAEKIKAQLEAAGAKVELK; this comes from the coding sequence ATGGCTGATCTCGCAAAGATCGTTGAAGACCTTTCGGCCCTGACCGTTCTGGAAGCCGCTGAGCTGTCCAAGCTTCTCGAAGAGAAGTGGGGCGTTTCGGCTGCTGCTCCGGTCGCTGTTGCTGCTGCTGGTGGCGCTGCCCCTGCTGCTGCTGCAGAGGAAAAGACCGAATTCGACGTCGTTCTCGCTGACGGCGGCGCTAACAAGATCAACGTGATCAAGGAAGTGCGCGCAATCACCGGTCTCGGCCTCAAGGAAGCCAAGGACCTGGTCGAAGGCGCTCCGAAGGCTGTCAAGGAAGGCGCTTCGAAGGACGAAGCTGAGAAGATCAAGGCACAGCTCGAAGCTGCTGGCGCCAAGGTCGAACTCAAGTAA
- the rplJ gene encoding 50S ribosomal protein L10 → MDRAEKREFVAWLNGAFKESGSVVVAHYTGLTVSQMSDLRSKMRDAGGSVKVAKNRLAKIALQGTESEGIADLFTGQTVVAYANDPIAAPKVAVEFAKTNDKLVILGGAMGATTLNADGVKSLASLPSLDELRAKLVGMIQTPAQRLAVLTSAPAGQIARVIGAHARKNEAA, encoded by the coding sequence GTGGATAGAGCGGAAAAGCGCGAATTTGTCGCGTGGCTGAACGGCGCTTTCAAAGAGTCCGGTTCGGTCGTCGTGGCCCACTATACCGGTCTCACCGTTTCGCAAATGAGCGATCTTCGCTCGAAGATGCGTGATGCAGGTGGGTCCGTTAAAGTCGCGAAAAACCGCCTTGCCAAAATCGCTCTTCAGGGCACGGAATCGGAAGGTATTGCTGACCTGTTTACGGGTCAGACGGTCGTTGCTTACGCAAACGATCCGATCGCCGCTCCGAAAGTAGCCGTCGAATTCGCCAAGACTAACGACAAGCTCGTTATCCTCGGCGGTGCAATGGGTGCAACGACGCTTAACGCCGATGGCGTCAAGTCGCTTGCTTCGCTCCCGTCGCTCGACGAACTGCGCGCAAAGCTGGTTGGAATGATCCAGACCCCGGCTCAGCGTCTTGCAGTACTTACCAGCGCTCCGGCGGGCCAGATCGCCCGCGTTATCGGCGCGCACGCCCGGAAGAACGAGGCGGCTTAA
- the rplA gene encoding 50S ribosomal protein L1 — protein sequence MAKISKRINKIREGVDRNKLYDLSAAIGLVKERAVAKFDETIEIAMNLGVDPRHADQMVRGVVNLPNGTGRTVRVAVFARGDKAEEAKKAGADIVGAEELFEIVNGGKIEFDRCIATPDMMPLVGRLGKVLGPRGMMPNPKVGTVTTDVAAAVAASKGGAVEFRVEKAGIIHAGIGKVSFDNAKLEENIKAFADAVIKAKPSAAKGEYVKRVSISSTMGVGVKVDPATVKVVA from the coding sequence ATGGCGAAGATTTCCAAGCGCATTAACAAGATCCGTGAAGGCGTCGATCGCAACAAGCTGTACGATCTGTCGGCTGCTATCGGCCTCGTCAAGGAACGTGCTGTCGCCAAGTTCGATGAAACCATCGAAATCGCGATGAACCTCGGCGTCGATCCGCGCCACGCCGACCAGATGGTCCGCGGCGTCGTCAACCTGCCGAATGGCACGGGCCGTACGGTTCGCGTTGCTGTTTTCGCTCGCGGCGACAAGGCTGAAGAAGCCAAGAAGGCTGGCGCCGACATCGTTGGTGCGGAAGAACTGTTCGAAATCGTCAATGGCGGCAAGATCGAATTCGATCGCTGCATTGCAACCCCGGACATGATGCCGCTCGTTGGCCGTCTCGGTAAGGTGCTCGGCCCTCGCGGCATGATGCCGAACCCGAAGGTTGGTACCGTCACCACCGACGTTGCAGCTGCTGTTGCTGCTTCCAAGGGCGGCGCAGTCGAATTCCGCGTCGAGAAGGCCGGTATCATCCATGCCGGTATCGGCAAGGTTTCCTTCGACAATGCCAAGCTCGAAGAAAACATCAAGGCTTTCGCTGACGCCGTCATCAAGGCAAAGCCATCGGCTGCCAAGGGTGAATACGTCAAGCGCGTGTCGATTTCCTCGACCATGGGCGTTGGCGTCAAGGTCGACCCGGCAACCGTCAAGGTCGTCGCCTAA
- the rplK gene encoding 50S ribosomal protein L11 yields MAKKIAGQLKLQVAAGAANPSPPIGPALGQRGINIMEFCKAFNAASQEMEKGSPIPVVITYYQDKSFTFVMKTPPVTYFLKKAANLKSGSKTPGKASAGTITRDKVRTIAEAKMKDLNAADIEAAMRMIEGSARSMGLEVVG; encoded by the coding sequence ATGGCTAAGAAAATTGCAGGCCAGCTGAAGCTCCAGGTAGCGGCAGGTGCGGCCAATCCGTCGCCCCCGATCGGTCCGGCCCTGGGTCAGCGCGGCATCAACATCATGGAATTCTGCAAGGCGTTCAACGCTGCCTCGCAGGAAATGGAAAAGGGTTCGCCGATTCCAGTCGTGATCACCTATTACCAGGACAAGTCTTTCACTTTTGTGATGAAGACGCCTCCGGTAACCTACTTCCTCAAGAAGGCCGCTAACCTCAAGTCCGGTTCGAAGACCCCGGGCAAGGCAAGCGCCGGCACGATCACCCGCGACAAGGTTCGTACGATCGCTGAAGCGAAGATGAAGGATCTGAACGCCGCTGACATTGAAGCAGCGATGCGCATGATCGAAGGTTCTGCCCGTTCGATGGGCCTGGAAGTGGTGGGCTGA